One stretch of Zingiber officinale cultivar Zhangliang chromosome 6B, Zo_v1.1, whole genome shotgun sequence DNA includes these proteins:
- the LOC121990620 gene encoding receptor-like protein EIX1, which yields MARGNAHFLILILSLLGIHLQETNLCDGVLNSSCNPVERSALLEFKQGLKDTTNRLSSWMGEDCCKWEGVACSNRTRHVIMLDLRNSHPFSNESLGGELKPSLLGLKYLKYLDLSMNNFGGVNVPKFMGSFHHLQYLNLSGAGLGGVLPHQLGNLSNLQYLDLNNDFGLDEFRIDDALWISGLSSLRHLKMKNVNLQNVSNWLQALNVLPSVEEIHLSSCDIEHIPLSLQHVNFTSLALLDLSGNRISPSIPTWLFNISGLQYLDLSHNNLHGHIPSLFENLVSLNNLNLAANSFIQGEIPISLRNLCKLQSLKLSGINLSMDLSDFDVIFSGCIKTSLEILELSYTGLTGQLPEWLWELKRLRSLDLSNNQIFGSIPASLGQLVSLEEVYFNDNQINGTISESVGRLSELVYLDLNSNFFVGEMSEAHFASLTKLKYLSLSSNSLALKFEHNWLPPFQLESIWMSSCILGPDFPEWLQKQENILILHMTNVGIVDAMPEWFWSLISGAYYVDISDNQISGRVPNLMHLSKLIEFYISSNNFGGPLPYFPLSLEVLIIYNNSFSGPILPRIIMGMPKLIYLSLSKNNFIDTIPLPLCHLPQLGVLDLSDNLLSGKLPNCWNSSSALRVFDFSRNNIFGGIPKSMCSLSSLNSLHLSNNNLSGQLPLSLKYCQKLLILDLGYNEFSGEIPTWVGRRLISLQFLRLRSNKLCGNIPPNLSLLGNIQILDLAGNKLSGTIPQSFGNFIAMTVIRKIPSLLMHVLEVYYMESMLVSTKGGSQEYNKLLTLLNIMDLSNNNLIGKIPTELMNLSGLFGLDLSGNHLTGEIPEKISALQQLESLDLSRNNLSGGIPHSMANMSSLGFLNLSYNNLSGQIPLGNQLLTLFSDPLVYMGNFDLCGFPLDRSCKGSETTQTSNNIDDKNENEMIWLYISFALGFLTGFWTICGTLLLKKNWKICYFRFFDNTFDKVYVYIMMNFRKFAL from the coding sequence ATGGCTAGAGGGAACGCCCATTTTCTTATCCTGATTCTGTCTTTACTAGGCATTCATCTCCAAGAAACCAATCTATGCGATGGAGTTCTAAACTCAAGCTGCAACCCTGTTGAGAGAAGCGCTCTGTTGGAATTCAAACAAGGCCTCAAAGATACTACCAACAGGTTGTCTTCTTGGATGGGTGAAGACTGCTGCAAGTGGGAAGGTGTGGCATGTAGCAACCGTACCAGGCATGTGATCATGCTTGACCTTCGCAATTCACACCCTTTTTCTAACGAGAGTTTAGGAGGTGAGTTGAAGCCTTCCTTACTGGGTTTGAAGTACCTCAAGTACCTTGACCTGAGCATGAACAATTTTGGAGGGGTTAATGTTCCAAAATTCATGGGATCATTTCACCATCTTCAATATCTTAACCTCTCCGGAGCTGGATTGGGTGGAGTCCTCCCTCATCAACTTGgtaatctctccaatctacaataTCTTGACTTGAACAATGATTTCGGATTGGACGAATTTAGAATTGATGATGCATTATGGATTTCTGGGCTTTCTTCTCTGAGGCATTTAAAAATGAAGAACGTTAATCTTCAAAACGTTAGTAATTGGCTCCAAGCTCTCAATGTTCTTCCTTCCGTTGAAGAGATCCATTTATCTTCATGTGATATTGAACACATCCCACTCTCTCTCCAACATGTAAACTTCACCTCACTTGCTTTGCTTGATTTGTCTGGTAATCGCATTTCCCCTTCAATACCCACTTGGTTATTCAATATAAGTGGCCTTCAATATCTTGACCTTAGTCATAACAATCTTCATGGTCATATTCCATCCCTCTTTGAAAATTTGGTTTCTCTCAACAACCTAAATTTAGCTGCAAACTCTTTTATACAAGGGGAGATACCTATTTCATTGAGGAATCTATGCAAGCTGCAAAGTTTAAAACTGTCGGGCATCAATCTCAGCATGGATTTGTCAGACTTCgatgttatattttcaggttgtaTCAAAACAAGTTTAGAGATTCTTGAACTGTCTTACACTGGACTTACTGGCCAGTTACCTGAATGGCTATGGGAGCTCAAAAGGCTTAGATCTCTTGATTTGTCTAATAATCAAATTTTTGGCTCTATTCCTGCATCGCTTGGACAACTAGTTTCATTGGAAGAAGTTTATTTTAATGACAATCAAATTAATGGGACTATATCAGAAAGTGTAGGGAGGTTATCAGAGCTAGTTTATTTGGACCTCAACTCCAATTTCTTTGTGGGTGAAATGTCAGAAGCACATTTTGCCAGTTTGACAAAGTTAAAATATTTGAGTTTGTCATCAAACTCCTTGGCTTTAAAGTTTGAGCACAATTGGCTTCCTCCTTTTCAGCTTGAATCCATTTGGATGAGTTCTTGCATCTTGGGTCCTGATTTCCCAGAATGGCTTCAGAAGCAAGAAAATATATTAATCCTTCATATGACGAATGTTGGTATTGTTGATGCTATGCCAGAATGGTTTTGGAGCTTGATTTCTGGAGCCTACTATGTGGATATATCTGACAACCAAATTAGTGGCAGAGTACCTAATTTAATGCATTTAAGCAAGCTAATCGAGTTTTATATAAGTTCTAACAACTTCGGTGGCCCTCTTCCATATTTCCCTCTTAGTTTAGAAGTATTAATCATCTACAACAATTCATTCTCAGGGCCAATTCTCCCTAGAATCATCATGGGTATGCCAAAACTCATTTACTTATCACtttccaaaaataattttattgacaCTATTCCCTTACCTTTGTGCCACCTTCCACAGTTGGGTGTCCTTGATCTTTCAGACAATCTCTTATCAGGAAAATTGCCTAATTGTTGGAATAGCTCTTCAGCACTTAgagtgtttgatttttcaagaaaCAATATATTTGGAGGGATTCCAAAATCAATGTGCTCACTTTCGTCACTTAATTCATTGCATCTGAGCAATAACAATCTATCTGGACAGTTACCTTTGTCCTTAAAGTACTGTCAAAAACTACTCATTCTTGATCTGGGATATAATGAGTTCAGTGGTGAAATACCAACATGGGTAGGAAGAAGGCTCATCTCACTCCAATTTCTCAGATTGAGATCCAATAAATTGTGTGGAAATATTCCACCCAATCTTTCATTACTAGGTAACATACAAATCCTTGACCTTGCAGGAAATAAGCTCTCAGGCACCATTCCACAAAGCTTTGGAAACTTTATTGCCATGACAGTCATTAGAAAAATTCCTAGTTTGCTCATGCATGTACTTGAAGTTTATTATATGGAGAGCATGCTAGTGTCAACTAAAGGTGGTTCTCAAGAGTATAATAAGCTGCTTACGCTTTTGAATATAATGGATCTTTCAAATAATAACTTGATTGGTAAAATCCCTACTGAACTAATGAACCTATCAGGATTGTTCGGTTTGGATTTATCTGGAAATCATTTAACAGGAGAAATCCCAGAAAAGATCAGTGCATTGCAACAATTGGAGTCTCTTGATTTGTCTAGAAACAATTTATCCGGAGGAATTCCTCATAGCATGGCCAATATGTCATCTTTGGGGTTTTTAAATTTGTCCTATAACAACTTATCAGGCCAAATTCCACTCGGTAATCAGCTCCTAACTTTATTCAGTGATCCATTAGTCTACATGGGAAATTTTGATCTTTGTGGGTTCCCTCTTGATCGGAGTTGCAAGGGAAGTGAGACAACACAAACTTCAAATAACATAGATGACAAGAATGAAAATGAAATGATATGGCTATACATAAGTTTTGCTCTCGGTTTTCTTACTGGATTTTGGACAATTTGCGGGACACTGCTACTGAAGAAGAATTGGAAGATTTGCTATTTCAGATTTTTCGACAACACATTTGACAAGGTTTATGTGTACATTATGATGAACTTTCGAAAATTTGCTCTGTAA